In the Mycolicibacter sp. MU0102 genome, one interval contains:
- a CDS encoding SDR family NAD(P)-dependent oxidoreductase: protein MNDTVDGPVVIFGGRSEIGLELAQQLAPGATVVLAARSADRLDAEVAAVRKAGAAAVHTTEFDADDVSAHGPLVAHLIAEHGPIGTAVLAFGVLGDQARAESDAAHAVAVVHTDYVAQISLLSHLAAAMRSAGRGRMVVFSSVAGVRVRRANYVYGSAKAGLDGFASGLADALHGTGVCLLLVRPGFVIGRMTTGMDPAPLASTPRQVAIAAARALRKGSRTIWVPWALRPLFATLRILPQSVWRRMPR from the coding sequence GTGAACGACACGGTTGACGGGCCGGTGGTGATTTTCGGCGGACGCAGTGAGATCGGCCTCGAGTTGGCGCAGCAGCTCGCGCCGGGGGCGACGGTGGTGCTGGCGGCGCGCTCCGCCGATCGGCTAGACGCCGAAGTCGCCGCGGTGCGCAAGGCGGGCGCGGCGGCGGTACACACCACTGAGTTCGATGCAGACGACGTGAGCGCCCACGGCCCCTTGGTGGCGCACCTGATCGCCGAGCACGGCCCGATCGGTACCGCCGTGCTGGCTTTCGGCGTGCTGGGCGATCAGGCCCGGGCGGAGTCCGATGCGGCGCACGCGGTGGCCGTCGTGCACACCGACTACGTCGCCCAGATCAGTTTGCTCAGCCACCTGGCCGCGGCCATGCGCAGCGCCGGGCGGGGTCGCATGGTGGTGTTCTCCTCGGTGGCAGGGGTGCGGGTCCGACGCGCCAACTACGTTTACGGCTCGGCCAAGGCCGGCCTCGATGGCTTCGCCAGCGGTCTCGCCGATGCACTGCACGGCACGGGTGTGTGCCTGTTGCTTGTGCGACCAGGTTTCGTCATCGGCCGGATGACCACCGGCATGGACCCCGCTCCACTGGCGAGCACCCCGCGTCAGGTGGCAATCGCGGCGGCCCGGGCACTACGCAAGGGCAGCCGCACCATATGGGTGCCGTGGGCGCTGCGCCCGCTGTTCGCCACGCTGAGAATTCTCCCGCAATCTGTGTGGCGCCGGATGCCGCGTTAA
- a CDS encoding PPOX class F420-dependent oxidoreductase yields MAPTFAQIAKSDYLLLTTFTKDGRPKPTPVWAAAEGDRLLVITQESSWKVKRIRNTPRVTLAVCDVRGRPKGEAIEAVATVLDKSDNGAVYAAIGKRYKLIGPVFNFFSKLRGGMRTNVGLALTPAGPE; encoded by the coding sequence ATGGCCCCAACTTTCGCCCAGATCGCCAAGTCCGACTATTTGCTGCTGACCACCTTCACCAAGGATGGCCGGCCCAAGCCGACCCCGGTATGGGCGGCGGCCGAGGGTGACCGACTGCTGGTGATCACCCAGGAGTCGTCCTGGAAGGTCAAGCGAATCCGCAACACCCCGCGGGTGACCTTGGCGGTCTGCGATGTGCGGGGACGGCCCAAGGGCGAGGCCATCGAAGCCGTCGCCACGGTCTTGGACAAATCGGACAACGGTGCCGTCTATGCGGCAATCGGCAAGCGCTACAAGTTGATCGGGCCGGTGTTCAACTTCTTCAGCAAGCTGCGGGGCGGCATGCGCACCAACGTCGGGCTCGCGTTGACCCCGGCCGGACCGGAGTGA
- a CDS encoding dienelactone hydrolase family protein, giving the protein MTTIRIEAPAGPIDALLDTPAGPGPWPGVVVIHDAIGYGRDMQAISERIAGAGYLALSPNLYSRGGRARCITRVMRELLTQRGRALDDILAARDHLLGIPECSGAVGIAGFCMGGQFSLILAPNEFGASAPFYGVPLPRHLEQTLDGACPIVASFGGRDPMGRGAADRLRRVVEDKGIAHDIKTYPGVGHSFANELPAQPLIRIAGFGYNEAATADAWERVFGFFGEHLRPKA; this is encoded by the coding sequence ATGACGACGATCCGAATCGAGGCGCCCGCCGGCCCCATCGATGCGCTGCTGGACACTCCGGCTGGGCCCGGGCCATGGCCCGGTGTGGTGGTGATCCACGACGCGATCGGCTACGGCCGGGACATGCAGGCCATCTCCGAACGGATCGCGGGCGCGGGCTACCTCGCGCTGTCGCCGAACCTGTACTCCCGGGGCGGCCGGGCGCGCTGCATCACCCGGGTGATGCGGGAGCTGCTCACCCAGCGCGGCCGTGCACTCGATGACATCCTGGCCGCCCGCGATCATCTGCTGGGCATTCCCGAGTGCTCGGGCGCAGTTGGTATCGCCGGTTTCTGCATGGGCGGCCAGTTCTCATTAATATTGGCGCCCAATGAGTTTGGGGCCTCCGCGCCGTTCTACGGTGTGCCGCTGCCCCGCCACCTGGAGCAGACCCTCGACGGCGCCTGCCCGATCGTGGCCAGCTTCGGGGGGCGCGACCCAATGGGCCGCGGCGCCGCCGATCGGCTACGCCGCGTGGTCGAGGACAAGGGCATTGCGCACGACATCAAAACCTATCCCGGGGTCGGCCACAGCTTCGCCAACGAGCTGCCGGCCCAGCCGCTGATCCGCATCGCCGGCTTCGGCTACAACGAGGCCGCGACCGCCGATGCCTGGGAGCGCGTGTTCGGCTTCTTCGGCGAGCACCTGCGCCCCAAAGCCTGA
- the ric gene encoding iron-sulfur cluster repair di-iron protein encodes MATVTSDQILGDIVTADPSSTRILSRFGIDFCCHGQRTLGAACAADGVDADELLAALNATSPGRPADWAEYDDTSLIAHIVSTHHRFLWDEFPRLAELVDKVARVHGPNHGELLRVRDVFHQLRGGMEPHLRTEETLLFPQISLHAGGSDRPLPDEVRTELAENQQEHDNAGHLLAELRELTNGYAVPADACASYTAMLAGLADLESDIHLHVHKENNVLFPRVLAAAGDPA; translated from the coding sequence ATGGCCACCGTCACTTCCGATCAGATTCTCGGTGACATCGTCACCGCCGACCCGTCGTCCACCCGCATCCTGAGCCGGTTCGGGATCGATTTCTGCTGCCACGGTCAGCGCACCCTGGGCGCGGCGTGCGCCGCGGACGGAGTCGACGCCGACGAACTGCTGGCCGCGCTCAACGCCACGTCACCGGGCCGGCCGGCCGACTGGGCAGAGTACGACGACACCTCGCTGATCGCCCATATCGTCAGCACCCACCACCGGTTCCTGTGGGATGAGTTCCCGCGGTTGGCGGAGTTGGTGGACAAAGTGGCGCGCGTGCATGGTCCCAACCACGGCGAGCTGCTGCGGGTCCGCGACGTGTTCCATCAGCTCCGCGGCGGCATGGAACCGCACCTGCGCACCGAAGAGACGCTGTTGTTCCCCCAGATCAGCCTGCATGCCGGGGGATCGGACCGACCGCTGCCCGACGAGGTGCGCACCGAACTGGCCGAGAACCAGCAAGAGCATGACAATGCCGGTCATCTGCTGGCTGAACTGCGTGAGCTCACCAACGGCTACGCCGTCCCAGCCGATGCCTGCGCCAGCTACACCGCGATGCTGGCCGGTCTGGCGGACCTGGAGTCCGACATTCACCTGCACGTACACAAGGAGAACAACGTGCTGTTCCCGCGGGTGCTGGCGGCGGCCGGCGATCCGGCCTAA
- a CDS encoding F420-dependent biliverdin reductase has product MANATTRLTSDALAFLTERHLAMLTTLRADNSPHVVAVGFTFDPKTHIARVITTGGSQKAVNAERAGVAVLSQVDGARWLSLEGSATVNDAPAAVRDAELRYAQRYRTPRVNPQRVVIEVQVERVLGSADLLDRGNR; this is encoded by the coding sequence ATGGCGAACGCGACGACTCGACTGACCAGTGACGCGTTGGCGTTTCTCACCGAACGCCACCTGGCGATGCTGACCACCTTGCGTGCCGACAATTCGCCGCACGTGGTCGCGGTGGGTTTCACCTTTGATCCCAAAACCCATATCGCCCGGGTGATCACCACCGGCGGTTCGCAGAAGGCGGTCAACGCCGAACGCGCCGGGGTTGCTGTGCTCAGCCAAGTCGACGGGGCGCGCTGGCTCTCGCTGGAAGGCAGCGCCACCGTCAACGACGCCCCCGCGGCGGTCCGTGACGCCGAGCTGCGGTACGCCCAGCGCTACCGCACCCCGCGGGTGAACCCGCAGCGAGTGGTGATCGAAGTGCAGGTGGAACGCGTGCTTGGCTCCGCCGACCTGCTCGACCGCGGCAACCGCTAG